GCCACGAATTTTGCCCACAACGCTTCGCCCAAAGCACTTGCCCTTTGCGATTACAAATCACAATACCCACATTTGGACGGTAGCCATCAAAATCGATCACTATCGTTTTACCTTAAATTTTTCCTATAAAAATAGCTCAAGATTGTTTCATAAATCAGTGCTTTTATCAACCAAAGGACATTATGACAAAATAATCATATCATCACGATGCATTGCCACCGCGCCATATTCATAGCCTAAAACATTCTCAATGTCTGCTGATTTTCTGCCCTTAATTAATTGTAGAGCATCGCTGTTATAGCGTGGCATACCCAGCGCAATGTCTTTACCTGATTGAGTGCGTATTTTGACTACTTCACCACGCGAAAAACGCCCTTCCACGTTAATAATACCAGCGGGTAATAAAGATTTATTTTGTTCAAGAATGGCATTTTGCGCACCGTTATCAATGGTAATAATACCTGCCGATGGTGCGGCGAAAAGCCATTGTTTGCGGCTTTCTAATCGATCAGATTGGTGTGCAATAAATTTTGTACCAATATTTTGTTCATAAGCAAGATCTGCAATTACATTTGGGCGATTACCTGGAGCAATAATGGTTTCAATTCCAGAGCGAGTCGCAACATCGGCAGCAATGATTTTGGTCATCATTCCACCAGTACCAAGATTTGTACCACTTCCTCCTGCAATTGATCGAATATGATCGGTGATTTGTTCTACAACTGGAATTAATTTCGCTTCAGAATTTTTACGCGGATCACTATCAAATAAACCTTGTTGATCAGTCAATAAATAAAGCTGTTCCGCTTGCACAAGAATAGCGACTAATGCCGATAAATTGTCATTGTCACCTACTTTAATTTCCGCAGTCGCCACTGCGTCATTTTCATTAATCACAGGAATAATGTGGTTATCTAAAAGTGCGTGTAAAGTATCTCGCGCATTTAAAAAACGTTCGCGATCTTCAATATCTGCACGAGTTAATAAAAGTTGCCCGATATGGATATCATAAATAGCAAATAATTTTTCCCAAGCCTGAATTAATTGGCTTTGACCAACCGCTGCAAGCAGTTGCTTTGAGGCGATAGTGGGTGGTAATTGAGGATGATTTAAATAATGGCGACCCGCTGCAATCGCACCAGAAGTCACGATCACTATACGAAATCCATCATTATGCAATTGTGCAATTTGACGAACGATTTCCATCATGTGCGGTGAATTCAGTTTTGGCGAACCCTGAGTTAGCGTGCTTGTACCGAATTTCACAACGATTGTTTTTTTGTTCATAATCCTTTCCAAGTTCTTAAAATTGGCATTAACGTTATCACTAAATCAATGAAAAATCACTTAATATCAGGTATAGTAACGGCAAATTTTAGGGGGATTTATGACATTTAGTTTAATTGTGGCGACAACATTAAATAATGTGATTGGTAAAGATAACCAAATGCCTTGGCACTTGCCTGCAGATTTAGCTTGGTTTCGTCAGAACACCACTGGTAAACCTGTCATTATGGGGCGTAAAACCTTTGAAAGTATTGGTCGTCCACTACCTAAACGTACCAATATCGTACTTTCTCGCCAGCTTTTTGAACACGACGGTGTGGTATGGAAAGATAGCCTTGAAAGTGCGGTCAATTTTGTCAGAGATTTTGATGAAATTATGTTGATTGGTGGGGGAGAGTTATTCAAACAATATTTACCCAAAGCAGATAAGTTATACCTTACTCAAATTCAAACAGAACTAGATGGCGATACTTTTTTCCCTCAATTGAATTGGGAGGAGTGGGAAATTGAATTTGATGAATATCGTAAGGCGGATGAACAAAATCGCTATGATTGCCGATTTTTAATTCTTACCCGAAAATAAATCAAATAAATGAAACAATACTTCTAGAACATTCATTAATCTAGCAAAAACAAAGAGATGACAATTTCCCCTTGAGTTCCCCTTTTTAAAGTTTCATAATGACCTTTCATTTTATTTTTGATAGTTTTAAATATCCCATTTTTAAACATTATCCCAGCTTAGGGAAGGCATTATGACGCAAATTGCAACTGAAAACCCATCAACTAAATCTGTATCAAATAAAACTGACCGTAAAAAAGGCTTAAGCATTTTTATTCTTGTCCTGCTTATTATTGGTATTGCTTGTGCTTTGTATTGGTTTTTCTTCTTGAAGGATTTTGAAGAAACAGAAGATGCTTATGTGGGTGGTAATCAAGTGATGGTGTCATCACAAGTTGCAGGTAATGTGGCGAAGATTAATGCTGACAATATGGATAAAGTCCATTCAGGCGATGTACTAATTGAATTAGATGATACCAATGCAAAACTTAGTTTTGAACAAGCAAAAAGCAATCTCGCCAATGCGGTGCGTCAAATAGAACAACTGGGTTTTACTGTGCAGCAATTGCAATCCGCTGTGCACGCCAATGAAATTTCTTTAGCTCAAGCACAAGGCAATTTGACACGCCGAGTTCAACTTGAAAAAATGGGCGCAATTGATAAAGAATCTTTCCAACACGCAAAAGAAGCTGTCGAGCTTGCCAAAGCAAATTTAAATGCCTCTAAAAATCAATTGGCTGCTAATCAGGCTTTATTGCGTAACGTTCCATTACGTGAACAACCGCAAATACAGAATGCAATTAGTTCACTCAAACAGGCTTGGTTAAATTTGCAACGTACAAAAATTAGAAGTCCAATTGATGGCTATGTAGCGCGTCGTAATGCTCAAGTAGGGCAAGCCGTTTCAGTGGGCGGCACATTAATGGCGGTGGTTTCTAATGAACAAATGTGGTTAGAAGCTAACTTCAAAGAAACCCAATTAACGAATATGCGCATTGGCCAGCCGGTGAAAATTCATTTTGATTTATACGGTAAAAATAAAGAATTTGATGGCGTGATAAATGGTATTGAAATGGGGACTGGTAATGCGTTTTCTCTCTTACCTTCACAAAATGCTACTGGTAACTGGATTAAAGTGGTGCAACGTGTACCTGTGCGAATTAAATTAGATCCACAACAATTTGCCGAAATGCCATTGAGAATTGGTCTTTCTGCAACGGCAAAAGTAAGAATTGCAGATTCATCTGGCCCAATGTTACGAGAAAAATCAGAACAGAAAACTTTATTTGCTACTGATACACTTAAATATGATGAAAGTGCGGTAGAAGATTTAATTGAATCTATCATTCAGCAAAACAGCCATTAAGGCAGTGCTATGGACAATTCCGCAAAAAAATTCCCACCTATTCAAGGTGGTGCCCTGATTTTATTAACGCTGGCTTTATCTCTCGCCACCTTTATGCAGGTATTAGATTCTACGATTGCAAATGTGGCGATTCCTACTATTGCCGGCGATTTAGGCGCATCTTTTAGTCAAGGTACGTGGGTAATTACTTCTTTTGGTGTGGCAAACGCGATTTCTATTCCAATAACAGGTTGGTTAGCAAAACGTTTTGGCGAAGTGCGGTTATTTTTAGTCTCAACTTTTTTATTCGTTGTCTCTTCTTGGCTTTGTGGGATTGCAGATAGTCTTGAGGCATTAATTATTTTTCGCGTCATTCAAGGTGCTGTCGCAGGCCCCGTGATCCCTCTTTCGCAAAGTTTATTATTAAATAATTATCCTCCAGAAAAACGCGGAATGGCATTGGCGTTTTGGTCAATGACTATTGTTGTTGCACCTATTTTTGGCCCAATTTTAGGCGGATGGATTAGTGATAATATCCACTGGGGATGGATTTTCTTTATCAATGTTCCGATTGGTTTGCTAGTTGTGCTAATCAGTTGGAAGATTTTGGGTAGCCGAGAAAGTGAAATTGTTCATCAACCTATTGATAAAGTTGGTTTAGTCTTACTTGTCTTAGGTGTGGGATCTTTGCAATTAATGCTTGATCAGGGTCGTGAGCAAGATTGGTTTAATTCTAATGAAATCATTATATTAGCGGTGGTTGCTGCGGTTTGTCTGATTGCATTAATTATTTGGGAACTAACAGATGACAATCCTGTAGTGGATATTTCGCTTTTCCATTCTCGTAATTTTAGCGTAGGGTGTTTATGTACTAGTTTAGCCTTTTTGATTTATCTAGGTTCTGTGGTATTAATTCCGCTCTTGCTACAACAAGTCTTCCATTACACCGCGACGTGGGCAGGGCTTGCGGCTTCCCCAGTTGGATTATTCCCAATTTTGCTTTCACCGATTATTGGGCGTTTCGGTTATAAGATCGATATGCGAATTTTAGTGACGATAAGCTTTATTGTATATGCAATAACATTTTATTGGCGAGCGGTAACTTTCGAGCCATCAATGACATTTGTTGATGTAGCTTTACCACAATTAGTGCAAGGTTTAGCGGTGTCCTGTTTCTTTATGCCACTTACTACAATAACGCTGTCTGGCTTGCCTGCGCATAAAATGGCTTCAGCCTCTAGCTTATTTAACTTTTTGAGAACTTTAGCGGGTTCTGTAGGAACATCTTTGACCACATTTATGTGGTATAACCGTGAAGCTGTTCACCACACTCAATTAACAGAACACATTAATCCTTATAACCCGATTTCCCAAAGTTTTTACCATCAAATGAATCAATTTGGTTTAAGTGATACGCAAACTTCAGCTTACCTCGCTCAACAAATAACATCGCAAGGATTTATTATTGGCGCAAATGAAATATTTTGGTTATCAGCTATGGGATTCTTAGGATTGCTTATTGTGATTTGGTTTGCAAAACCACCTTTTAGTACTCAGCATTAAAATAAATATATATTACATACCAATCACAACACAATCGGTAACAGTTTTAGCTCTACTTTGCGCCTGTACTGCAAGCTCTCGAGTATCAAAACTTGCTACACGAACACGGTTCCATTCGCCGTTAGTTTGTATTTGAGCATTTAATCCTGTCATCTGTAAACGACCTTGCAAATTTTCAGCTTGCGCTCGATTTTTAAAAGCACCGCATTGTAAACCAAATTTCTTGCTATCCCGTACATTATTAACCGTTTTTATTTGTTCTACTTTTTTTGCGCTTTCAATTTTCTGTGAGTCTTGCTTTTTAATTGATTCCAATTTTACGATTTCTGACTCTGTATTTTTCATATCTTCCGTTTTTTTGGATTGAGTTCTCGTTGCATCTTCTATTCTCTGTTGCTCAGCCAGTTTTCTAGCTTCATCAGCCGCTTTTTGATCTCTTTCTATTTGAATTAAAACTTGACGTTGTTCTTCTGTTAAACGCATATTTTGTTCTACACTCGCTGGATTATTATCTACAGGTACAGTACGCGTTTCTAAGGCTTTAATATAACTCCACACTTCCTCTGGACGATTAGGTAACACACTTTTAGGTTGAGCTTTTTCCTGTTGTGTTATAGCTTGCTGCACGCTTACCTTACTGTTCTGATTTTTCAACAAATAAAGTCCAACAACAAAAACTAGAACAATAAATAAAGCAAGAAAAATCAAGACATTTGTATTCTTTTTCTTATTTTTTTTCTTATTATTTGAGCTACGACGCGCAGCAAAATCTCGATGTGCCACAATAAATTCCTAGATTTGAAGTGATAATTTTAATAATTCAACAAAATTCGCTAAGTTTACTGAAAAATAGTCTTTAAATAAAGACTAACATAAGTGGATTATTTATATAATTAACAGAATAAAAAAATACCGCACTTATACAGGTTATGCTCAAAAAAGTTGGATAAAACAACTATTTATAAGTACAAATTACGTAAGATAACCTAAGTGCGGTTTGTTTTTTCTATGTTTTAATTAGTGGGTTGTTTTATTTTCATCAAAAACCGGTAATGGTTTGTGTTCAGTTGCGATATAGCTATATACCACAGGCAAGACGAACAAGGTGAAAATAGTACCAATGGATAATCCCGCTACAATCACTATCCCAATACTAAAGCGAGATACCGCTCCCGCACCTGTTGCATAGAGTAATGGAATTAAGCCAGCTACCATTGCCGCCGTTGTCATTAGAATTGGACGCAAACGCACTTTTGCCGCGTGAGTGATTGCCTCAATTCGAGTTTTACCATAGTTTAGCTGTTCTTCTTTTGCCACTTCACACATTAAGATACCGTGTTTAGTGATTAATCCCACGAGAGTAATCAACCCAACTTGAGAGTAGATATTTAATGTTGTTCCTGCGATGCTAAAGAAGGATAAAATATTTAAGCTCACCAATGCACCACTTACGGCTAATGGTACGGAAATCATAATTACCATTGGGTCACGTATAGATTCAAACTGAATGGCAAGCACCAAGAAAATAATTACAACAGCAAGAATGAAAGTCGTCGTAAGTGCATTACCCTCTTGTACTAATTGACGAGCTTCGGATTTGAAATCATAAGTGTATCCTTGTGGCAAATTATCATTTGCCTGTTGTTGAAGCCAAGCAATGGCATCACCACTTGATATACCCGGCATTGGTACAGCACTGATTTCAGCCGAATTTAATTGGCTGAAACGCGGTAATGATGTTGGCTGAGTTTCTAATTTCATACTAATAACACTACTTAATGGCACTGATTGACCATTAGATGCAGTTAAATAATAATTTTGGAAACTTTCTGGCGATAAGCGATCATCTCGTTTTACCTGCGAAATGACTTTATAAGCGCGTCCATCCGCATCCACACGCGTAACTGTCGCACCAGATAAGAAACTCCCTAAAGTATTACTGATTTGTTGCATCGTGATGCCGTAAGTACCAGCTTTCTCTTTATCTACTGAAATTGTCATTTGCGCCGTGTCATAGGTCAAATCTAAATTTGTATAAATAAATTTGCCAGAGGCTTTCATCGCACTGAGGAATTTCTCTGCGGTGTTTGCCAAAGATTTATAATCTTGCGCAGTTTTCAATACAATAGAGACTGGAGCGCCTTGTTCCCCTGTATCAATTTCAGGAATGTTAAATGCTGATACTGACACTTCTGGAATTGATTTTGCTTTTTCATTAATTTCATTCATTATTGCGGATTGTTTACGTGAACGTTCTTTCCAATCTTTCAATGTGATGATATTTAACGAGCTATTAGAAGTTGGCGCACCAGCAATGCTCATACCAAAAGAGACTTCGGGTGTTTCCATTACATTTTTCATATATGGTTGCATTGCATTTTGAATGTAATCCACATTTACGCTAGATGGCGCGTTACCAATTGCAATAAATGCGCCTTTATCTTCATTTGGCGTTAATTCACTAGAAAGTGAATTAAACAAAAATGGGAGCGTTGAGAAAATCACGACCGCAAAAGCCAGCATTGATTTACGATTGAGCATAACGAGATCAAGCATGTATTCGTAAACACGATTTACTTTACCTAAGGTATGTTCTACGCGTTCTTCCATCCATGTTGGTTTAGCATTGGATTTGAGTAACTTACTACTCATCATTGGCGATAACGTTAATGCCACAACACCAGAAATAAATACTGCACCAGCAAGGGTTAAAGCAAACTCTTTAAACAATGTGCCAGTAATCCCCCCCATTAAAGCCATTGGTGAGTAAACTGCGATCAATGCGATAGTCATAGAAATTACAGGCACGGCAATTTCACGCGTACCAATAATCGCCGCTCGGAATGGCGTTTCTCCCGCTTTAATATGACGATCAATATTCTCCAGCACCACAATAGCATCATCTACAACTAAACCTATGGCAAGAATTAAAGCAAGCAAGGTCATTAAATTAATAGAAAAGTTGAAACTTTGTAGCAGCATTAATACGCCAATAAGAGAAATTGGAATAGCCAATATTGGAATTAAAATAGCACGGAACGAACCGATAAACATTAAAATTACCACTAAAACGATCAAAGTAGCTTCACCAATAGTTTTTATGACCTCGTGAATAGAGCTATTAATGGCAATAGTGCGGTCATAAAGAATATCGCTTTCCATACTGTCTGGCAGTTGTGTTTTTATACTTTCATATAAAGGGCGAATTTTTTCTGCGACAGTCAAAGGGTTTGCTGTCGAGGTTGGATTGATGGCTAACACAACGGACTCTGCACCATTTGCCGTAGCACGCGAATTATCATTTTCTTTATTTAATTCAACGGTTGCAATATCACGCAAACGCACTAAATCATCGCCATTTGATGAAATAATTAAGTTGCTGAGTTGTTCCACTGATTTCGTTGTAGTCTCTACTTTATTACGATAACTCACATAATAGCCATTATCGTTCCCCGCAGCCGTTTGTACATTATTTGCAGAAAGGGCAGACATCACTGTTGGCACAGAAAGATTTTGAGCTGCCATTTTTTGTGGATCTAGCCAAATACGTAATGCATACTCAGCCGCACCAAATACTTGTACTTCTGCCACGCCTTCAATCGTAAAGAATTGAGGTTTGACTACACGATTGATGTAATCAGTTACCTGACTAGAATCTAGTTTTTTAGATCGGAAACTGATATACATAATACCGCTCCCACCTGAAGAAGAGGATACACTAGGATCTTCAATACCATTTGGTAATGCTGACTTTACTGCATTCACTTTGGCTAACACATCTGCTAACGTGCCTGCAGGATCGGTATTTAATTTCATTTTTATTGTAATAGTCGAACTACTAGGCGCACTAGTCGAAGACATATAATCAATATTATCGGCTTGCGCGATAGATTCTTCCAATTTTGACGTAACAAATGCTTGGATTAAATTCGCATCTGCCCCTGGATATGCGGTACTCACTGTAATGACTGTAGTAGTCATTTTAGGGTATTCACGCACTGCCAATTTCGAGATTGCTTGCAACCCTAAAATAATCATTAACAAACTAATTGAAACTGCTAAAACAGGACGGCGAATAAATATATCGGTAAATTTCATTCGGATTTCCTCATACATTAAAGTGGTGTTTTATGTGCAGGCTCTACTGCACCCACAATGTCTTTTTTAATCCATTCCACAAGACTTCCATTACCAATACCTTGCTGACCGCCTGTAATAATTTTATCTCCCGCTTTAACTTCATTTCCCTGTAATTGAGCATAAACACCTTGACGATCTTTAGTAAATACGGTGATCTGTTTCGCACGATAGAGACGATCCAATTTTTCATTACCTGACATTTTTCCTTTTTCTTCTTCAGATAATGGTTCAAGTAAATAGGCAATTTCGCCATACATATTGTAGCTAATAGCTACTTGTGGAACGACAACTTGATTTGTTTCAGTTGGTAGCGCAATGCGTAAACGAGAGAACATACCTGAAAGCAATTTATGCCCATCTTCAGGATTAAATGTAGCTTGAACATCAACTAAACCTGTTGATGAATTAATGGCAGGTTCAATAGCCGTAATTCGAGCTGAAAATGTTTCGCCCAAGCGAGCATCTGTTGTCGCTGTAACGCGCTGACCGATATGTAATTTATCTAAATCATTTTGTGAAAGAGCAAAATCCACTTTCATTGAGCTAGTATCTTCTACACGCACAATTTCTGTTCCAACATTCACATATTGTCCAACATTGATTTTCACAATACCTGCTTTGCCATCAAATGGCGCAACAATTTTACGGCGCTCAATTACTGCTTTTAAAGATTCGATATTGGCTAGTTGAGCGTCATAAGCCGCTTTTGCGTTATCCATTTCTTGACGTGATACAGCATTGCTGTTTAATAAACCCACATAACGCTGGTAAGTTTGACGAAGTGCTGATAATTGTGCCTGAGCAGCTTGTAGATTAGCTCGTTCAACAGAACTATCAAGTTCCACAAGCACCTCACCTTTTTTCACATTTTGTCCATTTTGCACAAGTACTTGAGAAATCGTACCTGCATTTTGTGTACTGAGCAATGCGCCTTGATTTGGACGCACAAGACCTGTTGTGTTAATAACTGGCGTCCATTCACGCGGTTGAACTTCAAGTGCGGTTACTGGGCTTGAAGATTCTGGCATTTCTGCAATGGCTCGGCTTATCATTACGCCTTTTATTATATTAAAACCGATGACACCGACAAAAATTAAGACAAATACCACTAAAATTATTTTCATCAAGAAAATATGTGAGCGTTTTGGTCTTTGATGTTGAGTTTGACTCATGTTTAAAGCTCCGTTATAAAAATAACAACAATTATTTCTGAATCGCACGCCAAGAGCGTTCAATCACAGATTCTAAAATTTCAGGCTTAAGATCGAAATCGATAAATTTTGCATCAGAGGCTAAATTTATCGCCGTTTTCAAACTTAATAAAAAGAGAATATCTTCAGATAATTCCGCTAATAAGCCAGCTTTTTTGGCTTGGTCACAAAATAAATCCCAACGACAATTTTTAACGTTTTTACAAATATCCTTGAAATTAGGCAAAGATTCATATTGCTTTAAATTGGATAGAATGGTGGGATTTTCTTGTAAGAAATACCAAATATTTTTCCACATTTGTCGATACTGTTCGAAAAAAGGCTTAGATTCATCAAAATCTTTTTCAAGTGTTGCCATAAACATTGAAAACACTCTATGTGCAAATTGTTCAAGCAACTCATCTTTGTTTTTGAAATAAAGGTAAATCGTTCCTGCTGCTACATTTGCCTCTTTTGCGATTTTATGCATAGAAAGCCGATCTAAACCTTCTTTTGCCATTAAACGATCGGTAGCAAGAAAAATTTGTTCGGCTAAATCAGTTTTAGCTTGTCGCATAAGATCCTTGAGTAAAATAAGGAGCAATAATTGCTCAAAAATGAATGGACGTTCATTTTATTTATTTTTTATTTTTTGGCAAGTTAAAAAACAAAAAGCGTAACAATACTTATCTGTAGGTAATCCGTAAACCCATAAGATGAATGATAAACAAAGGAGGATATAAAAAATAGGAATATAAAATGCAGTCAAAATTAACCGCACTTTTCATCATCAAATCAAGGTGTAGAATGAGGCTACCTTATTTTGTGTGATAAGAACGATGTCTTGTATGCCCTTGCGGTGGTACTGCACGTTTTAACCGATACGGTTTCGGCAGTTCAAGCAAGGCTTCTGTTTCATATTGGCTCACTGGGATAGAATGGCCAATATATTCTTCAATTCCTGGTAAATTCATCGCATATTCTTCGCAAGCAAAACTAATCGAAACGCCACTTTCCCCTGCTCGTCCAGTACGGCCAATTCGGTGAACGTAATCTTCCCTATCATCAGGTAAATCATAATTGAAAACATGCGTCACATCAGAAATATGCAAGCCACGAGCAGCCACATCTGTTGCTACTAAAATATCTAAATCACCGTCGGTAAATTGTTTTAATAACGATAAACGTTTTTTCTGGGCTACATCGCCAGTCAGTAAACCAACACGATGTCCATCAGCCGCCAAATAACCCCAAATTTCTTCACAACGATGTTTTGTATTCGCAAACACAATACAGCGCTCAGGCCATTCATCTTCCATTAAGGTTAAGAGAAGTGCCATTTTATCCTGATTAGATGGATAAAAAAGTTCTTCTTTAATACGATGACCTGTTTTTTGTTCCGGTTCTATTTCAATATATTCAGGATCATTCATATCCTCAAATGCTAATTCACGCACTTTATAAGAAAGCGTCGCTGAAAATAACATCGTTAAACGCGCTTGCGGAGCGGGGCATTTACGCAATAAATAACGAATATCACGGATAAACCCAAGATCAAACATTCGATCCGCTTCATCTAGCACGACAACTTGGATTTCATCTAAACCAATTACGCCTTGTTTTACATAATCAATGACTCGCCCCGTCGTACCAATCAAAATATCTACGCCACGCTCAATCACTTGTAGTTGTTTATCATAACCATCGCCACCATAGGCAAGTGCGGTCTTTAATCCACTCGCTTTTGCAAGAAATTCTGCGTCATTACTAATCTGTACCGCTAATTCTCGAGTAGGTGCTAAAATCAAAGCTCTTGGGTGAGGATATTCAAGATTAGGATCTTGGTGAGTTAAAAGATGGTGAAAAGTAGCCGTTAAAAAAGCCATTGTCTTGCCTGTACCCGTTTGAGCTTGTCCTGCAACATCTCGTCCATTTAAACTGATAGGCAAGGATAAAGCCTGAATTGGGGTACAAAAATCAAAGCCTTTTTTTGCCAAAGCACCTCGCACAATCGGATGTAGAGGAAGAGCGGAGAATCGTTGTTGGCTTAAATAATCTTGTTGCATAAAAATCACATTTTAGAATAATAAAATCACGTTTAGCATAGCATTTTTAGGAAAAATCCTCAAAAAAAGCACCGCACTTATAAAAATTAACCGATAGGGTTTCCTATCGGTTAATCTCTATTTAATGCTCCATCCGTCACTCACATTTGGATCCATTGCAAAATCAGCAGTATCACTTGGAATCGCTTTTTCTTCAGCCGCCCATTCGCCAAGATCAATTA
The nucleotide sequence above comes from Haemophilus influenzae. Encoded proteins:
- the acrR gene encoding efflux transporter AcrAB transcriptional repressor AcrR, which translates into the protein MRQAKTDLAEQIFLATDRLMAKEGLDRLSMHKIAKEANVAAGTIYLYFKNKDELLEQFAHRVFSMFMATLEKDFDESKPFFEQYRQMWKNIWYFLQENPTILSNLKQYESLPNFKDICKNVKNCRWDLFCDQAKKAGLLAELSEDILFLLSLKTAINLASDAKFIDFDLKPEILESVIERSWRAIQK
- the rhlB gene encoding ATP-dependent RNA helicase RhlB; translation: MQQDYLSQQRFSALPLHPIVRGALAKKGFDFCTPIQALSLPISLNGRDVAGQAQTGTGKTMAFLTATFHHLLTHQDPNLEYPHPRALILAPTRELAVQISNDAEFLAKASGLKTALAYGGDGYDKQLQVIERGVDILIGTTGRVIDYVKQGVIGLDEIQVVVLDEADRMFDLGFIRDIRYLLRKCPAPQARLTMLFSATLSYKVRELAFEDMNDPEYIEIEPEQKTGHRIKEELFYPSNQDKMALLLTLMEDEWPERCIVFANTKHRCEEIWGYLAADGHRVGLLTGDVAQKKRLSLLKQFTDGDLDILVATDVAARGLHISDVTHVFNYDLPDDREDYVHRIGRTGRAGESGVSISFACEEYAMNLPGIEEYIGHSIPVSQYETEALLELPKPYRLKRAVPPQGHTRHRSYHTK
- the yacG gene encoding DNA gyrase inhibitor YacG; amino-acid sequence: MPDEMIEVPCPICQKSVPWINESTFRPFCSKRCQLIDLGEWAAEEKAIPSDTADFAMDPNVSDGWSIK